GGAAGTGCTGGACAATCATTTGGATGTTTCTTGACTCCTGGGATGAACATTCTACTAGTTGGGGAGGCTAACGACTATGTTGGAAAGGTATTGATGGAATCTTTTCTGTGTAGTCCTTTCCAAATCATTTTTATAACCTCTTTAACACTACCAAGTAATGTTTTCTAAGGGTATGGCTGGAGGTGAGTTGGTCGTAACTCCTGTTGATAATACTGGGTTCTGCCCAGAGGATGCAACTATAGTGGGGAACACCTGTCTCTATGGGGCAACAGGTGGTCAAGTTTTTGTCAGAGGAAAAGCTGGGGAACGTTTTGCTGTGAGGAACTCTCTTGCTCAAGCAGTGGTAGAGGGAACTGGAGACCATTGTTGCGAGTACATGACTGGAGGTTGTGTGGTTGTACTAGGAAAGTGAGTAGTTCTTCACATTCTTTCATCATAGTCGACCAAATTAGACAGCATACACTAGATGTGTAGCACCATAACTATGTTTTCTTTTGACAGAGTGGGAAGAAATGTAGCTGCTGGAATGACGGGTGGTTTGGCATACATTCTTGATGAGGATGATACCCTCATCCCCAAGGTATGTGTGTATAATCATTTATAAAACTTCTGGATCAGAGGATATTTGATACTGTCTCTTTCTTAGATTTACCATTGAGGTTTGTTGCTTGTCATATTGTCCTAGTGAACACCATGAACTCCCTCACTGAGACTATTTCTGGCCTTTCTAGTTCTAGTATTACGTGCCTGTCTCACTTTATCATGGACAGCAAACATGGAAACACAATAGAGGGAATCAAAAGCAACTTCCATGGGCAAGAGATATACAGTCCTTTTATTTCTTAACTTTCTTCTAGCCTCTTGGTGTGTTTCTGCTTTCTGTTTTTCTGCATTTGCTTATTATTTGAgctgtatttcttttttcttttttttccctatcGTAAAAATGCGTACAGGTAAATAAGGAGATTGTAAAAATTCAGAGACTAACTGCCCCTGCAGGGCAGTTGCAGCTCAAGAACCTCATAGAAGCCCATGTTGTAAGTCTATTTATGATTTTATAGGTTGGCATGCATTGACTTTGTTTCATTTGACTGTCGTCGTGTTGACATTAATGTTCATTATGTTTCTCAAGGAAAAAACTGGGAGCAACAAAGGCTCTGCCATTCTGAAGGATTGGGAAAGATATTTGCCTCTCTTCTGGCAGCTTGTTCCACCTAGTGAAGAAGACACACCAGAGGCCTGCGCAGAGTTTGAGCAAACAGCAGCTGGACAGGTGACATTGCAATCTGCTTAGGACAATTATGTGAATTGACGCCAAGAGTTTCCAGTAGTCACTACTTCCTGCTTAGTCTGTTAATCCTGATGACGGCAAAGGGGTTGAATTCAATTTTGGCAATTCCTGATACATGACTGTTGAGAATCAGATTACTTTATGTGATCACATGTACCTAATTGTAGAAATGGAACGAAAGGTTTGTTAATGGAGGGGTTGGAGATGCAAATTTTCCTCAAATGGTTCATACTTCCAGTATGACCTGGCAGTTGTAAAATAATGCTGCCACACCATTCCAACTGTAAAGTTTGGGTAGTGACAGTTTCTTTTCATAGCCAACGGTTGCTGGTTGTGACAATAATGGAGACCATCCTGGCTTCTTGTAAATACTTGTTACTGTTTATATAATTTAAGCTCCATATCCATTACCTTTCAATAGAAATTCCTCATACTGATGCTGAATTGTTTGTGTGTTGCGTGTGGAGGGGGGTAATGTACTTGACCTGTATTTATGGTAGAGTTCATACATTTCAGGGAGAGTTTCATTTAACAACTTTGTGATAAGAGTTGGTTCGAGTGCAACAACATTGAAAGAGGTCCTCTCCAAGATGCTTAATGTTCTTTGACAATAAATGTAATAATTAGTAAAACATAGCTTTATCTGAACAGCACGCACTTGGTTGTTCCTTGACAACAACAGTTTTTGGGCAATATTCCTTTTGATTGTTTTTGCCTTTATGGTGCTAGTTGGCTTGTTACTGAAATACCCTTGTACATCTTATGTTGAAACCTGGGCTACTAATGGGGGAGGGATCACTATGATAATTGATAACCAGTCAGGTCTATGGAACCACCTCCCCTGCCTACCTTTCCCAGGAAGCTATCACACCTCTAGCGTACAGGGAGGGGTATCATTGATTTGCCATTTTGCCCCCTCCCCCATCATTTGTTATATTTTGaacagaattttatttatttattgggaaaaagaacgctgctGCTTGGTTGTCACTCCTACATTCGGACACAGCCCCCCTAAAATGATTGCCCTGCCCCACTATAAAATGAAAATTCCATCCCTCGTTGATGCCCATGTGCGTCCCTATGCCTGGCTGATGCAGGGGCCATTTGACCGGGCAGCATTCTTCTTCCCATAGTATTTATTGTTGATATTATGTAAAGAAAAGTGCAGGGACTAAAATGTCAGCTTACATAGAAGAATAAAAGgtataagaaaaatgaaagacaaGTTGGCGCTTTGCAAGATTTTAGTTTTGTGGAACTCAAATTACATATGCATTTGGCAGAAAAGGGTCACGTAAGAGGTGAATCCATCATGCATAAGCTTAGTCTTACCGTCATACCTGAACCTTGAGTACAGATCTCCACAGAAAAATCTCATAGTTTGCATGAGTGGTTACTTTCATGAATGGCAATTGGTACCAAGACATCTGTCTCGAAAGTTTTCCGAAATACAATTCCAAACCCTGATAGAATCCTTAAATTGGTATATCATTGTACTAgggattttaatttaaattcCAATCTTGATGGATCAAATGATGAATGCTTAACATATGACTCTTCCCCCAAATTATTACAACTCTATCAGAAATTGGAGTTTCAATCAAGACAACAAGGATGAGATTTGGGAGTTCTCTCATTTATACAATTAATGGAGATACCCAGATATCTTTCTACATCATTCTATGGAATAAAGGAACAACGACAACAGCCAAAGAAGCAGAATCATATGCAAACTTCAAGCACATCCATTATCATTGGCATGTAGGGAAAAAGGATGTCACAGACTCTGTCAATCCTTATTTGTATTGTTTATTTCAGTGCTCTCTAGAACTTGAGAGATAAAGGACTCCTATCACTATGCAATAAAAGGTCCATGTCACTGGAACAAAAATTGAGTTACAATGTATAACTTTAGTTATAATAAGGCAGATAATGAGgtagtgaaaattgatgagaggaagattctgcaaagtgattattttaggtatttgggttcaatgataaataaagaaggagaaatagaggatgatgttacttaaaattaaaataaaatggatgaaatggagaggcgCATTCAGAAtgttgtgtgatcgatgtatttctttaaaatttaaaagaaaattttataggatattCATACGACCGACTATGATGTGTGATGCGGAATGTTGGGTAATTAAAAAACATCATATAGCTAAATTTAGTGTAGCTGAGATGAATGTGTGGtgaaactagaaaagataaaatcaaGAATGAACAATTTAAAAGTGATTTGGGAGTaactctgatacatgataagttgtgagaaagtcgtttgaggtggcatgaccatgtacaACAGAGACCTTTAAATGCTCCAATGCGGAGTGATTTGTtttagattgaaggagctaaaagagttaggggTACACGTAAAACGACTCTAAGGGAAGTAGTGAGAAAAGttatgcatagcttaggccttgtaacaAGTATGGTTTGAATATAGCTGATTCGAGGGTAAGGATCGCTGTAGCTGCCCACATTTAGCTGTGTTGAGTTGAGTCTCTAGAACTGTGTCAATCCACTTGCTTAAAGTGGAAAGACTGGGATTTGTGTAGAGGATAACCTGATATGTTGaggtctcccccccccccccccccacccctccccttcccgttccccttccccttcccctttttctGTAAAAAGCTACGATGGTGTTGGTTTTGACAAATTTAACATTTTCGTATATGAAGCAAATAAGATTTGCAGTCAAAAGATGATCTGGATCTTCCTTATAAAGTTCGCATACTTAAATTATTGAACAAAATAAACGGGGAAGAACATGCACATGCTGATTCAGTTTAGGAAACAGAGTAAAACCCAAATGCTTTAAGTACAGTGTAATATGGAAAACAAGATTGACTTGCATCATATTTCATAGTTCCAACTGTATTTTGAAGCTTTTTTATTGCCACACTGAATCTTGTGAAAGGGTTCTGAAAATTGTTTCCTGAAACTAAGTAGTTCCTGAGACACACACTGCATAGTTGGACGAGATTGTGGATTGGGATGTAAGCATGCAAGTGCAAGCATCATTGAGGAAGCCAAATCCAGTGCAATCTGATCAGCAGGAGACGAAAGACGTGGGTCTATTACATCCATTAGTGGTGGTGTATCTTGTGCAATTGGAAATGACAATGAAGAGATGAATTCACCCGGATGCCTTCCCATAATTGTCTCTAATGCCAACACAccaaagctataaacatcaCATTTTTCTGTCACAACCATAGTATAAGCAAGCTctgcaaagaaaaacaaattcaGCTTCGTCATTTCAGTTTATGAGAACAGTCAGATTCAAAGATGACCTTTGAGTAAACACACTATTTTCCAGCAAAAGACGTTAAATAATCTGTCTTTTGTTCTATAAATTAGCTTTTTCATCCAAAAAGACAATCTTATGTTCATGTATTCAGACTCCAGAGAGCTAGTCTTAATGGTATTCAATTTATTAGCAAGATAGACTGAAATAATCTCATCCCTCGGGGTCTCTGAATGTAGATGCCCTTGTGTGATCTTCAAAAATTTGATGGAAACTTAGGAGTACCACACTTTGTTGTGTACATCTTGTCATCCATATGGTTCATGTTCCAAagtaatcttcttttcttttcctaaaaTCAATGTCAGCTGTTCTTAgaattataaagaaaaaaataagagagagaaaataaaatgtaaCTAACCTGGTGCAATATACCCATATGTGCCTGCAATTATAGTTCGATTGGATGAATCTGGATTTAGCAATCTAGCTGTTCCGAAGTCCGAGACACGAGGCTCAAGTTCTGAATCCAACAAGACATTATTGCTTGATATGTCCCGATGAATTAATGGTGGTGAGCAGTCATGATGCAAGTAAGACAAAGCTTGAGCGACCCCGTTGATGACATTTAAACGCTTACTCCAATCTAATTCCACAGCTTCTACTTCATTTCCAAGTATATAAGCTAAGCTTCCCCTCTCAATGTATTCGTAAACTAAAAAATTACACCTTGGATGACAGCAAAACCCATAAAGTTTCACAATGTTTCGATGTCGTATTCTTGTTAATACATATATCTCATTAGTGAAGCTCTTCTCATAGGCTCTCTTTTCTGTTTCCCGGCTGCAGTGAAGTTTCTTTACTGCTACGACTTGCCCTGCAGGCAGTTTTGCTACATAAACACTCCCACAACCTCCAGTACCAATACAATATCTGATATCAAAATCTTCTGTTGCTTCAATGATGTCATTGTATGCAATCACTCCATCATAATTCCATACCGAAAATAGATCTCcagttttctcttctcttgtttcAGTTTTGAAATTTCTCAACTTTTGCCTTTGCCTCCTCAATTGGAAATGGATAGCAACAATCACAATTGCAACAAGTATGATGCTACAAAGAGATATAATGATGGAGATCTTGAGTTTATGCTTTTTCTCTCCAGATTTGGTAATTTCACAGGGTGGGAGACCCTGATAATTACTGTAGTTACTGCATAAACCCTTGTTATTACTGAGTGCCCCTATTGGAACTTCTGAGGCCATCTTATTAGGAACAGGACCCTCTAAATCATTGTAGGACAAATCCATATCCAAGTAATGAAAATTAAGTCCCCCAATACGTGTAGGTATAGAACCATTTAGTTTGTTGTGACTCAGATTAAGTAGTACCAGTTGTTTCAAATCTCCAATTCCCATAGGTATTGAACCAGTAAGCATGTTACTGCTTAGTTTCAATTGATGGAGATTCTTAAGTTTCCCCATTTCTACAGGTATTGAACCAGTAAGCATGTTATTGCTTAGGTCCAATTCGTCGAGATTCTTAAGATTCACCATTCCTGCAGGTATTGGACCAGTTAGCATGTTGGTGCTTAGATCCAGCTGTTTCAGATTTTTCATATTATCTATTCCTGAAGGTATTGGACCAGTAAGCATGTTGTCACTTAAATCCAGTTCACTCAAGTTTTTCATGTTCTCCACTCCTTCAAGTATTGAACCAGTGAGGTTGTT
The sequence above is a segment of the Telopea speciosissima isolate NSW1024214 ecotype Mountain lineage chromosome 7, Tspe_v1, whole genome shotgun sequence genome. Coding sequences within it:
- the LOC122669125 gene encoding MDIS1-interacting receptor like kinase 2-like translates to MASEVPIGALSNNKGLCSNYSNYQGLPPCEITKSGEKKHKLKISIIISLCSIILVAIVIVAIHFQLRRQRQKLRNFKTETREEKTGDLFSVWNYDGVIAYNDIIEATEDFDIRYCIGTGGCGSVYVAKLPAGQVVAVKKLHCSRETEKRAYEKSFTNEIYVLTRIRHRNIVKLYGFCCHPRCNFLVYEYIERGSLAYILGNEVEAVELDWSKRLNVINGVAQALSYLHHDCSPPLIHRDISSNNVLLDSELEPRVSDFGTARLLNPDSSNRTIIAGTYGYIAPG